One window of Perca fluviatilis chromosome 12, GENO_Pfluv_1.0, whole genome shotgun sequence genomic DNA carries:
- the LOC120569994 gene encoding T-cell surface glycoprotein CD3 zeta chain-like, translating to MLYTVHTVNISVHWQVVSSATSSDHGKKKVRQVEQEIKTESKKSLFLQNRQKVRRGGRVMNTLRTGVFVLFVLLVPVSSKGIFFTEPVICYYLDGILILYCIFATVLFFREKFYIPSEAKVAEDGGIYQELERLNDPDTYQTLEQSKAKKKTGKKKKPKSTKAEEKDKDPFESLVPNGSDPPPPSPH from the exons ATGCTTTACACAGTTCACACAGTCAACATCTCAGTCCATTGGCAGGTAGTCAGTTCAGCCACTTCCTCTGATCACGGAAAGAAAAAAGTGAGGCAAGTAGAACAGGAGATAAAGACAGAAAGTAAGAAAAGCTTGTTTCTACAGAACAGACAGAAAGTGAGACGAGGAGGGAGAGTCATGAACACTCTGAGGACAGGTGTATTTGTGCTGTTTGTGCTCCTGGTGCCTGTTTCCTCTAAAG GGATTTTTTTCACTGAGCCAGTCATCTGCTACTATTTGGATGGGATCCTGATTCTTTACTGCATCTTTGCCACGGTGCTCTTCTTCAGAGAAAAG TTTTACATCCCATCTGAGGCTAAAGTGGCT GAAGATGGAGGCATTTACCAG GAGCTTGAGAGACTAAATGATCCTGATACTTACCAAACACTTGAACAATCAAAAGCAAAA AAAAAAACTGGCAAGAAAAAGAAACCCAAG TCGACCAAAGCTGAGGAGAAGGATAAAGATCCCTTTGAGTCTTTGGTCCCCAATGGCTCGGAtccacctcctccctctccccacTGA